One window of the Rosa rugosa chromosome 3, drRosRugo1.1, whole genome shotgun sequence genome contains the following:
- the LOC133736030 gene encoding uncharacterized protein LOC133736030, whose translation MGSKKKGKFERKKKLVEEADVKTCPESDESVEKQVESISADTVTTSESTKIRGKRSVVEMYNVLIKKALGKKLKVTYTDTGNPNGRARHNLQSYIGMLARKMVPINIESWPAVDKDLKDKIWIDVQDTFKVAPESKKLVLTSAGTKWRQFKTYLTNKHVLPYLGKKKKLRKPPKQYAFVGLQPWKEFVTQRKTEEWLKLNNDQRERVKKRKYHHRLSRKGYIGLEEELRDTWPEGEVIDRAIMWKKARLLKNGEISEEVTPVARKIDELLEKKSKGELEISGSDDVLTQALETPEHSGRVRGVGGFVNPSTYFKLPKQKRVRITKAELMARDRERNRELEETKKMLIEKQAKAEDLLNKRIAQLEALITDKANYAPHSPISDKGSFHDRVKKNSPILDDKVQENVDDCEIVPPPTDKGGVCELAVNNITNIVAFGTVFDDVDINKMIHGAALKEGCVRVSVDGEIQGDAPLPFPIAGEMELVREAIGSHVAWPEELVIRRQPSKKKIRKNDFVKSLFNKAEVNPFVPKRCKLLYKHATTIMTHTSEAISTVLDDKVFGVHKELFILTENVIDLLEMQKIGQGVIAAYMAHLHEVVTERDEFDNFAFIDPAATYNCERSDFGSYLVNRLKEGKTDRIFFMPYNPGEHWILTIIWEDDIYILDPLGKSVHYQAWENSVINAVKSFNAETGRANKVPKLKLLPGVPKQPGGIECGYYVMRYMKEIINDDTFSFPTKWAAKTRKGYTQQQLDEVRIEVADYLQTLL comes from the exons ATGGGTTCCAAGAAGAAGGGAAagtttgaaagaaagaaaaaattagtgGAAGAAGCGGATGTGAAGACTTGTCCCGAGTCTGATGAGTCTGTTGAGAAGCAAGTAGAATCTATATCAGCAGACACCGTCACAACCAGCGAATCAACTAAAATTAGAGGGAAGCGAAGTGTGGTGGAAATGTACAATGTTTTGATCAAGAAAGCATTGGGTAAAAAGTTGAAAGTGACATACACTGACACTGGCAATCCAAATGGACGAGCACGGCACAATCTGCAATCATACATAGGAATGCTGGCGCGTAAAATGGTGCCGATCAACATTGAAAGCTGGCCTGCAGTGGACAAAGACTTGAAAGATAAAATTTGGATTGATGTCCAG GATACATTCAAAGTGGCCCCTGAAAGCAAGAAATTGGTGTTGACATCTGCCGGCACTAAATGGAGACAATTCAAGACCTACTTAACAAATAAGCATGTGCTGCCATActtggggaagaagaagaaactgaggaagccaCCGAAGCAATATGCATTCGTTGGGTTACAACCATGGAAGGAATTTGTAACTCAGAGGAAGACAGAGGAATGGCTG AAACTTAACAATGACCAAAGGGAACGAGTCAAGAAGAGAAAATATCATCATAGATTATCAAGAAAGGGATATATTGGACTGGAGGAAGAATTG AGAGATACTTGGCCTGAAGGAGAGGTAATTGATCGCGCTATTATGTGGAAGAAAGCCCGTTTACTAAAAAATGGGGAGATAAGTGAAGAGGTCACACCGGTAGCAAGAAAGATA GATGAATTGTTGGAGAAGAAGAGTAAGGGTGAGCTAGAAATATCAGGGAGCGATGATGTTCTCACTCAAGCACTAGAAACTCCTGAACACTCGGGTAGGGTGAGGGGTGTTGGAGGCTTCGTCAATCCGTCCACCTACTTTAAGCTTCCAAAGCAGAAAAGGGTCAGAATTACCAAGGCAGAATTAATGGCACGTGATAGAGAGCGTAATCGGGAGTTGgaggagacaaagaaaatgcttATTGAAAAACAAGCAAAGGCAGAAGATCTCTTAAACAAAAGGATTGCTCAACTAGAAGCACTAATAACAGACAAGGCGAACTATGCACCCCATTCCCCTATATCAGATAAGGGCAGTTTTCATGATAGAGTGAAAAAAAATTCCCCTATATTAGATGACAAGGTGCAAGAAAATGTGGATGATTGTGAAATTGTTCCTCCACCTACTGATAAG GGTGGCGTATGTGAGTTGGCAGTGAATAACATCACCAACATAGTTGCTTTTGGTACCGTATTCGATGATGTGGATATTAATAAGATGATACATGGAGCTGCATTGAAGGAGGGATGCGTTAGAGTGTCAGTGGATGGTGAGATTCAAGGTGATGCACCACTTCCATTCCCTATAGCGGGTGAGATGGAATTGGTTCGAGAAGCCATTGGAAGTCACGTGGCTTGGCCTGAGGAGCTTGTAATTCGGAGACAGCCATCAAAG AAAAAGATAAGGAAGAATGATTTTGTCAAATCATTGTTCAATAAAGCTGAGGTCAACCCGTTTGTGCCCAAGCGCTGCAAGCTATTGTACAAACATGCCACAACAATCATGACACATACTAGTGAGGCAATATCCACAGTATTGGACGATAAAGTCTTTGGCGTACACAAAGAACTCTTCATCTTGACAGAGAATGTGATTGATCTGTTAGAAATGCAGAAGATTGGCCAAGGAGTGATAGCAGCATACATGGC CCACCTACATGAAGTTGTTACTGAAAGAGACGAGTTTGATAATTTTGCCTTTATTGATCCTGCTGCTACATATAACTGTGAGAGATCAGATTTTGGTTCCTATTTAGTGAATCGGTTGAAAGAGGGCAAGACTGATCGCATATTCTTTATGCCCTACAATCCAGG GGAACATTGGATATTGACAATCATATGGGAGGATGATATCTACATCTTGGACCCTTTGGGGAAATCAGTCCATTACCAAGCATGGGAGAACTCGGTGATAAA TGCGGTTAAAAGTTTCAATGCTGAAACGGGTAGGGCTAACAAGGTGCCGAAATTGAAACTACTTCCG GGCGTACCTAAACAACCGGGTGGAATTGAATGTGGCTATTATGTAATGAGATATATGAAGGAGATTATAAATGATGACACATTTTCGTTTCCGACTAAG TGGGCAGCAAAGACTCGGAAAGGATACACCCAACAACAACttgacgaggtgcgcattgaGGTGGCTGACTATTTGCAGACTTTGTTATAG
- the LOC133736031 gene encoding uncharacterized protein LOC133736031, with translation MDKSWINADRDTLKYELGVENFLIFAEQNASNPKRIRCPCSRCVNFKKKSIKVIRGHLFDYGFSLGYTNWMWHGEPTLSSCASAPSGLGQPPNLVFGSETVDMCQAAFNEGDYDEDSYEFNKFVDDAETPLFEDSEHTKLDALVQLHNLKARYGMSDTCFSELLATVGSLLPKDNVLPQTIYEAKKTLTNLGLQYEKIHACPNDCILYRKQFSDASTCPKCGVSRWKLKKDKTIKVGQPAKVLWYFPIIPRFKRLFRSVGTAEMLTWHEDKRTKDGYMRHPADSPAWKLVDYKWPEFGSDSRNLRLALSADGINPHSSLSSRYSCWPVILVTYNLPPWLCMKRKFMMLSLLVSGPKQPGNDIDIYLEPLIDDLRTLWDGVNDVYDAHRKEYFTLRAVLLWTINDFPAYGNLSGCITKGYKACPICGDTTSAIHLPHSRKMSYACHRKFLPRHHPYRRAKKAFNNEQEFEVAPTPLSGEEVLKRVEHASYEYGKGKKKKNSMAAGTSCWKKKTIFFNLEYWKSLHIRHSLDVMHIEKNVCESVIGTLLNMPSKTKDSVAARLDMVDMGVRLDLGPNIGEKKTFLPAAPYTLSRAEKIKMCTSFLFMKVPYGHSSNIKNLVSMDDLKLYGLKSHDCHTLMQQLLPVAIRSVLPKHVRISIMRLCFFFNALCTKVVDVSKLDKLQSDLVLTLCGLEKIFPPSFFDIMVHLTVHLVREVRLCGPVFYR, from the coding sequence ATGGATAAATCTTGGATAAATGCAGATAGGGATACTTTAAAATATGAATTGGGTGTTGAAAATTTCTTGATTTTTGCTGAACAAAATGCTAGTAACCCTAAGAGAATTCGTTGCCCTTGCTCAAGATGTGTAAACTTCAAAAAAAAGTCGATTAAAGTCATTAGGGGACATCTTTTTGATTATGGCTTCAGTTTGGGGTACACAAACTGGATGTGGCATGGAGAACCTACATTGTCCTCCTGTGCTAGTGCACCTAGTGGTTTAGGCCAGCCTCCAAACCTTGTATTTGGTTCTGAAACTGTTGATATGTGTCAAGCAGCTTTCAATGAAGGTGATTATGATGAGGACTCATATGAGTTTAATAAGTTTGTTGATGACGCAGAAACTCCATTATTTGAAGATAGTGAACACACTAAGTTAGATGCATTGGTGCAACTTCACAATTTGAAAGCTAGGTACGGCATGAGTGATACTTGCTTTTCTGAGTTACTTGCTACTGTTGGGTCTTTGCTTCCAAAAGATAATGTATTGCCTCAAACTATATATGAGGCAAAGAAGACTCTCACTAATTTGGGGCTACAATATGAGAAAATACATGCATGTCCTAACGACTGCATATTGTATCGGAAACAGTTTTCTGATGCAAGTACTTGTCCTAAGTGTGGGGTCTCTCGTTGGAAGCTAAAGAAGGATAAAACAATCAAAGTGGGGCAACCCGCCAAGGTGTTGTGGTACTTTCCTATAATTCCCAGATTTAAGCGCTTATTTAGATCTGTCGGAACTGCTGAAATGCTTACTTGGCATGAGGATAAGCGAACTAAGGATGGATACATGCGCCATCCAGCTGATTCTCCTGCTTGGAAGTTGGTTGATTATAAGTGGCCAGAATTTGGTAGTGATTCAAGAAATCTTCGGTTAGCATTGTCAGCAGATGGTATTAACCCACATAGCTCTCTAAGTAGTAGGTATAGTTGTTGGCCCGTAATATTGGTGACTTATAATCTTCCTCCATGGTTATGCATGAAGAGAAAGTTTATGATGTTATCTCTATTAGTTTCTGGTCCCAAACAGCCAGGAAATGACATTGATATTTACCTGGAGCCATTAATTGATGATTTGCGAACTTTGTGGGATGGAGTTAATGATGTGTATGATGCTCATAGGAAAGAATACTTCACTCTAAGGGCTGTTTTGTTGTGGACCATCAACGACTTTCCCGCATATGGAAACTTATCGGGGTGCATCACTAAAGGTTACAAAGCATGTCCAATTTGTGGTGACACAACTTCAGCCATCCATTTGCCCCATAGTAGGAAAATGTCTTATGCCTGCCACCGTAAGTTCCTGcctcgtcatcatccttatcGGAGGGCCAAAAAAGCATTTAATAATGAGCAAGAATTTGAAGTTGCACCTACACCATTATCCGGAGAGGAAGTGTTAAAGAGGGTAGAACATGCTAGTTATGAGTATGGgaagggaaaaaagaagaagaattcaaTGGCTGCCGGTACTTCTTGTTGGAAGAAAAAAACCATTTTTTTCAACTTAGAGTATTGGAAATCTCttcatattcgccattctctcGATGTAATGCATATTGAGAAGAATGTTTGCGAAAGTGTGATTGGTACCCTACTAAACATGCCTTCTAAGACAAAGGATAGTGTGGCTGCCCGTTTAGATATGGTTGACATGGGTGTTCGTCTTGATTTGGGTCCAAATATTGGGGAGAAAAAAACATTTTTGCCTGCTGCCCCTTATACTTTGTCGAGAGCAGAGAAGATAAAAATGTGTACTTCTTTCTTGTTTATGAAAGTTCCTTATGGTCATTCATCAAACATTAAAAATTTGGTGTCCATGGATGATTTGAAATTGTATGGATTGAAGTCACATGATTGTCATACATTAATGCAACAGTTGCTTCCTGTGGCCATTCGTTCGGTGCTTCCCAAGCATGTTCGAATTTCTATAATGAGGCTGTGCTTCTTTTTTAATGCTCTGTGCACCAAAGTGGTTGATGTGTCAAAGTTGGATAAGTTGCAATCTGATTTGGTTCTGACCTTGTGTGGGTTAGAGAAGATATTCCCTCCCTCCTTTTTTGACATAATGGTACATCTTACTGTGCACCTAGTTAGAGAAGTGCGATTATGTGGCCCTGTTTTCTATAGGTGA
- the LOC133740478 gene encoding UPF0481 protein At3g47200-like — translation MGSKSSNIGETSLDHDWTSIDKDKDIVVQELEISIIAKLNGDSPMSRTSCIFRVPQVLRRQNRKVYQPDVIAIGPLHDRSSKQFQHMENVKRWYLHRILNSGRNISLKMLIEAILKVEKRARDSYAEPLDHINQNDFVEMMIMDGCFLVQLFRKAYYNMHDRNDPIYSMKHNSEYASTITDESDHELGISHDLVFNLNCPFQYLCHDLLLLENQLPWFVIKCLYSILVADKYPVKFSLKSLVLSVFSSLPVLRHPQIYRFQCEMDQRKILHILDLIRTSLIYEFKDYDDDQFSSCLPDKQLMPCATTLAQAGVQFSNMDYSIMNITFRDKVFIIPQIAIGESTESLFRNLIAFEQCYPGHSHMVTSYVVFMDQLIASSKDMDFLSEKRIIANWRGSDDSFQFFNKLHEGTSLKKFHYHGICAKVNEYYAKDKWLNTIMREFSTVEKLKRDYLSNPWKVISVIAASILLSLTVVQTVYTVYH, via the coding sequence ATGGGAAGTAAATCAAGTAATATAGGTGAAACTAGTCTGGATCATGATTGGACTTCCATTGATAAAGACAAAGATATTGTTGTTCAAGAATTGGAAATCAGCATTATAGCAAAACTAAACGGGGATTCACCAATGTCTCGTACAAGCTGCATCTTCAGAGTTCCCCAGGTGCTTCGGAGACAGAACCGAAAGGTATATCAACCTGATGTTATTGCAATCGGACCCTTGCATGATCGAAGCAGTAAACAATTTCAACACATGGAAAATGTGAAACGCTGGTATTTACATCGCATTCTCAACTCGGGCAGGAACATCAGTTTGAAAATGTTGATCGAAGCCATTCTTAAGGTTGAGAAACGGGCACGTGATTCTTATGCAGAACCGCTTGATCACATCAACCAGAATGACTTCGTAGAAATGATGATAATGGACGGTTGCTTCCTAGTTCAGCTGTTCAGAAAGGCTTACTATAATATGCATGACAGGAATGATCCCATATACAGCATGAAGCACAATTCTGAGTATGCTAGTACTATTACTGATGAGAGTGATCATGAATTGGGTATTTCACATGATCTGGTATTCAACTTAAACTGTCCGTTTCAATATCTTTGCCATGATCTTTTGCTGCTTGAGAATCAATTACCTTGGTTTGTTATTAAGTGCTTATATAGCATTCTGGTTGCGGACAAGTACCCTGTTAAGTTTTCCCTCAAAAGTCTCGTACTCTCTGTCTTCTCCTCACTACCAGTGCTTCGCCATCCACAGATCTATCGTTTTCAGTGTGAAATGGATCAGCGTAAAATTCTGCACATACTTGATCTGATAAGAACTTCACttatttacgaattcaaagACTATGATGATGATCAGTTTTCTTCCTGCCTCCCGGATAAACAACTAATGCCTTGTGCGACAACTCTTGCACAAGCAGGTGTTCAGTTCTCCAACATGGACTATAGTATAATGAACATAACTTTCAGAGACAAGGTTTTCATAATTCCACAGATAGCAATCGGAGAGTCTACAGAATCATTATTCCGCAATCTCATTGCCTTTGAGCAATGCTACCCTGGTCATTCGCATATGGTGACATCCTATGTTGTCTTCATGGATCAACTCATCGCTTCTAGCAAGGACATGGATTTCCTCTCAGAGAAGAGAATAATAGCTAATTGGCGGGGCAGTGATGATTCTTTCCAGTTTTTCAACAAGCTTCATGAGGGCACCTCGCTCAAAAAGTTTCACTACCATGGAATCTGCGCCAAAGTGAACGAATATTACGCAAAGGACAAGTGGCTGAATACAATAATGCGTGAGTTTTCAACGGTAGAGAAATTGAAGCGTGATTATTTATCTAATCCATGGAAAGTTATTTCTGTGATTGCAGCAAGTATCCTTCTGTCTCTCACTGTTGTGCAGACGGTGTATACTGTATACCATTAA